The Poecilia reticulata strain Guanapo linkage group LG13, Guppy_female_1.0+MT, whole genome shotgun sequence genome has a segment encoding these proteins:
- the LOC103475227 gene encoding uncharacterized protein LOC103475227: protein MLVLVLVVVLQLEGTRGELYLYHADRDDVVLPCNSPSSFPSCSNVSWSYNRDENTQQVWNEAAAQRSHRSSRLDVDSNCSLIIKDIDPDYAGLYTCQPGSGTSSEGRVYLNLLLIDLPQQNVFSTKDDLTLHCSLVRYSGLDPCPENSFRWLDETGTELTEGVRNEEREEEVCVSSLTVKRQSDNNRRFTCQFVEGNTMKVEAHYPHWFDTVNRRKPVHIYHTAGDVAVLPCNGPSSSGSCSSVNWIYEKNENMNNQQKVQRGIVQSSPRSARLSLDRNCSLIINNIMAEDAGRYHCQAQDESTYNTDLYLNLLIXSSSPPAADPTKNGEITLYCSLVKHSRLDSCPGKSLLWLDETGTEPTGEDGGYKSGGQTGCVSYLTVNLQSSRRFTCQFAEGNTVEIKAHYQAEGPPASSLSVIMLILKIAGLILMVGVTVGIIRTTGRKKPQKDINVCFAADDDTVNYENDERSADSALR, encoded by the coding sequence atgttggttctggttctggtcgttGTGCTTCAGCTTGAAGGAACCAGAGGAGAGCTTTATCTCTACCACGCAGATCGGGATGATGTTGTTCTGCCTTGTAACAGTCCTTCATCATTTCCCTCGTGCTCCAATGTTTCCTGGTCTTACAACAGAGATGAAAATACTCAGCAGGTTTGGAACGAAGCAGCTGCTCAGAGATCGCATCGATCTTCCAGGTTAGATGTGGACAGTAACTGCTCTCTGATCATCAAAGACATCGATCCTGATTATGCTGGATTGTACACCTGTCAACCTGGTTCAGGAACCTCCTCAGAGGGCCGGGTGTATCTGAATCTTTTGCTCATTGATCTACctcaacaaaatgtcttttcaaCAAAGGATGATTTGACATTACACTGCTCTCTGGTGAGATACAGTGGGTTGGATCCTTGTCCAGAGAACAGTTTCCGCTGGTTGGATGAGACGGGAACTGAACTGACTGAAGGTGTTAGAAACGAGGAAAGAGAAGAGGAGGTCTGTGTTTCCTCTCTAACTGTGAAGCGTCAGAGCGACAACAACAGAAGATTCACCTGCCAGTTTGTTGAAGGAAACACAATGAAGGTTGAAGCTCACTACCCACATTGGTTTGACACAGTTAACAGAAGAAAACCAGTCCACATCTACCACACAGCTGGAGATGTTGCTGTTTTACCTTGTAATGGACCTTCGTCATCCGGCTCATGCTCGTCTGTTAACTGGATTtatgagaaaaatgaaaacatgaataatcAGCAGAAAGTTCAGAGAGGAATCGTTCAGAGTTCACCTCGTTCTGCCAGGCTGAGTTTGGACAGAAACTGTTCTCTGATCATCAACAACATCATGGCTGAGGATGCTGGACGTTACCACTGCCAGGCTCAAGATGAAAGCACTTATAACACAGATCTATATCTAAATCTGCTGATCRTCTCTTCATCTCCACCAGCTGCTGATCCAACAAAGAACGGAGAAATCACATTGTACTGTTCTCTGGTGAAACACAGCCGGTTGGATTCCTGCCCGGGTAAAAGTCTCCTTTGGTTGGATGAGACAGGAACTGAACCGACTGGTGAAGATGGTGGATACAAGTCTGGAGGCCAGACTGGTTGTGTTTCCTATCTGACTGTGAATcttcagagcagcagaagaTTCACCTGCCAGTTTGCTGAAGGAAACACGGTTGAGATAAAAGCTCACTACCAAGCTGAAGGCCCCCCCGCCTCGTCTCTGAGCGTCATCATGCTGATTCTGAAGATCGCAGGACTGATCCTGATGGTTGGAGTCACTGTTGGTATCATCAGAACCACCGGAAGAAAAAAGCCTCAGAAAGAcatcaatgtttgttttgctgctgacGACGACACAGTGAATTATGAAAATGATGAACGTTCTGCTGACTCCGCACTCCGCTGA
- the LOC103475210 gene encoding girdin-like: MSESSKTSFSDSEEEKGHQMLARERQRLHDLLEEVGRMSFDTHSLIKANEDLKIKVLNLEQVAFERNKLAQDKEEEFKKLVDKNMNLEEDKSILEKINTAIEKKNMDCDKEIAALTQKFRALEEKNTTLEEENSVLEQVNYILETYNTVHVQENADLRQQSEALERENXTLEEKNTDLEDKITALKKENSDYEQVNFILDGENKVYAEEVSDLRQERKVLWKENAVLEKENAALKQENTALEEKNTTLEKKNTNLEEKNTILEEKNTKLEQENAALQQENKKLLEQHNQEPSNEEAHIDIQSISDQPQKEPHLFRCVIGGVCNTFLKMYQTGTLRDERVQRRSAHLRDATRRNLSVSGVEHLSLSLQRE; this comes from the exons ATGAGTGAAAGCAGCAAGACWTCGTTTTCAGattcagaggaggaaaaaggaCATCAAATGTTAGCGAGAGAAAGACAGAGGCTTCATGACCTCTTGGAAGAAGTTGGAAGGATGTCCTTTGACACGCACTCATTAATTAAAGCMAATGAggatttaaaaatcaaagtWCTAAATCTAGAGCAAGTGGCKTTTGAAAGAAACAAGCTTGCtcaagacaaagaagaagaatttaaaaaactggTGGACAAGAACATGAACCTAGAAGAGGACAAATCCATACTGGAAAAGATCAACACCGCaatagagaagaaaaacatggacTGTGATAAAGAAATTGCTGCACTGACGCAGAAATTCAGGgctctggaggagaaaaacaccacCCTGGAGGAAGAAAACTCTGTTCTCGAGCAGGTGAATTACATCTTGGAGACCTATAACACAGTCCATGTCCAGGAAAACGCCGACCTGAGGCAGCAAAGCGAGGCTCTGGAAAGAGAAAACASAaccctggaggagaaaaacaccgACCTGGAGGACAAAATCACTGCCCTGAAGAAGGAAAATTCTGATTATGAGCAGGTAAACTTTATCTTGGACGGGGAAAATAAAGTTTACGCCGAGGAAGTCTCAGACCTGAGGCAGGAAAGGAAGGTTCTCTGGAAGGAAAATGCCGTCTTGGAGAAAGAAAACGCCGCgctgaagcaggaaaacaccgcactggaggagaaaaacaccaccctggaaaagaaaaacaccaacttggaggagaaaaacaccatcctggaggagaaaaacacaaaattggaGCAGGAAAACGCTgccctgcagcaggaaaacaagaaattatTGGAACAGCATAACCAGGAGCCATCTAATGAGGAAGCCCACATAGACATCCAGTCGATTTCCGACCAGCCACAGAAGGAGCCACAccttttcagatgtgtgatcgGAGGCGTCTgcaatacatttctgaaaatgtatcaaACAGGCACTCTGAG AGATGAAAGAGTTCAGCGCAGATCGGCTCACCTGAGGGACGCGACCAGGAGGAACCTTTCCGTTTCAGGTGTGGAACATTTGAGCCTCAGCCTGCAGCGTGAATGA